A region of Kineosporia sp. NBRC 101731 DNA encodes the following proteins:
- a CDS encoding glycosyltransferase, whose product MRTGPPTVVLATTNGKGMGHLSRQLALALASLGGMDPVIFSLSSAVTVVNQYGMRAEWAPGSQRKQVPRRHWDAYLAERITALITETNASAFVFDGVYPYDGVLRALRRMPDVPFIWSRRAMWQKGVGARALRYRRLFAAVLEPGDLASAGDVGRTVYLEDARRVGPITLVGQVPQLSREQAIEQLELDPDRPRLLLTLGSSKRSDLYSAYQRTVEQFTAAGWQVVVTSSPLRGRAASAAGPKQISVFPLVKYLKAFDAAVSASGYNAVHELLYSAVPTLLVPNADAVTDDQRTRARIVGNSGLALAADPDRPREFDAVLARLLDARVRDRLSASCRDLDPPTGATEAARTVIGLAAVGVPSGERIEAASLHAQRFARRTIGRVLPPAIANQLGRPPRLARPGDLRGPLSVRPVLAPGLQGVPHITRDQLLVTDALTPGLFDGRFVEHLIPGAGDDYVRARAEIAGRYYRLGAPSSVETESGEAIRTKSDERDWSTLGWPAG is encoded by the coding sequence ATGCGCACCGGACCGCCCACCGTGGTGCTGGCCACCACCAACGGCAAGGGAATGGGACACCTCTCCCGCCAGCTCGCTCTGGCACTCGCCTCTCTGGGCGGGATGGACCCGGTGATCTTCTCGCTGTCGTCCGCCGTCACCGTGGTGAACCAGTACGGCATGCGCGCCGAATGGGCACCCGGCTCGCAGCGCAAACAGGTGCCGCGCCGCCACTGGGACGCCTACCTGGCCGAGCGCATCACCGCCCTGATCACCGAGACCAACGCCAGCGCCTTCGTCTTCGACGGGGTGTACCCCTACGACGGGGTGCTGCGGGCGCTGCGCCGGATGCCCGACGTGCCGTTCATCTGGAGCCGCCGGGCGATGTGGCAGAAGGGCGTCGGGGCCCGTGCTCTGAGGTACCGCCGCCTGTTCGCCGCCGTGCTGGAACCGGGCGACCTGGCCTCCGCCGGTGACGTCGGCCGCACGGTCTACCTGGAGGACGCCCGCCGGGTCGGCCCGATCACGCTGGTCGGGCAGGTGCCGCAGCTGAGCCGCGAACAGGCGATCGAGCAGCTCGAGCTCGACCCCGACCGGCCCCGCCTGCTGCTCACCCTGGGCAGCAGCAAGCGCAGTGACCTGTACTCCGCCTACCAGCGCACGGTCGAGCAGTTCACCGCCGCCGGCTGGCAGGTCGTGGTGACCTCCTCCCCGTTGCGCGGCCGCGCCGCCTCCGCCGCCGGACCGAAGCAGATCTCGGTCTTCCCGCTGGTCAAATATCTGAAGGCGTTCGACGCCGCGGTCTCGGCGAGCGGTTACAACGCCGTGCACGAACTGCTCTACTCGGCCGTGCCCACGCTGCTGGTGCCGAACGCCGACGCGGTGACCGACGACCAGCGCACCCGCGCACGCATCGTCGGCAACAGCGGGCTGGCCCTGGCCGCCGACCCCGACCGCCCGCGCGAGTTCGACGCCGTCCTGGCCCGTCTGCTCGACGCCCGGGTCCGCGACCGGCTCAGCGCGTCCTGTCGCGATCTCGACCCGCCCACCGGCGCCACCGAGGCCGCGCGCACCGTCATCGGCCTGGCCGCCGTCGGTGTGCCCAGCGGCGAGCGGATCGAGGCCGCCTCACTGCACGCCCAGCGGTTCGCCCGGCGCACCATCGGCCGGGTACTGCCGCCCGCCATCGCCAACCAGCTGGGCCGCCCGCCCCGCCTGGCCCGGCCGGGCGACCTGCGCGGCCCGCTCTCGGTCCGCCCGGTGCTGGCGCCCGGCCTGCAGGGCGTCCCGCACATCACCCGCGACCAGCTGCTGGTCACCGACGCCCTGACACCCGGGCTGTTCGACGGGCGCTTCGTCGAGCATCTGATCCCGGGCGCCGGCGACGACTACGTGCGCGCCCGGGCGGAAATCGCCGGGCGCTACTACCGACTCGGGGCACCCTCGTCCGTGGAGACTGAGTCCGGCGAGGCAATCCGGACAAAGAGTGACGAACGAGACTGGTCCACCCTCGGCTGGCCTGCTGGTTAG
- a CDS encoding nucleotide sugar dehydrogenase has product MSQHVPVRSAGFDLVVVGLGYVGLPLAQEACRSGLQVAGLDLDITVVDALNAGHSHVDDLSAADLAAMREAGFAAHTDASIVADARTVVICVPTPLAQDGGPDLSMVLAAAASVAAFAQPDTLVVLESTTYPGTTDELLRPMLEEGGLRVGRDIFLAFSPERIDPGNARWHFRNTPKVVGGLTPACTERAAAFYRKIVDEVVTARGAREAEMSKLLENTYRHVNIAMVNEMARFCHELGIDLWDVIRCAATKPFGFHAFYPGPGVGGHCIPIDPNYLSYRVQAALGYPFRFVELAQEINNAMPTYVVQRVQDSLNDVAKPLRGSKVLLLGVTYKADISDQRESPALPIAIRLRSAGAEVVFHDPFVTSWELGGHRDAPSGDEVGHDFAPDGETIGSGASGGALQRVPELAGALAGADIAVLLQRHSSYDLDEIARLAPLVLDTRGAITDSATVERL; this is encoded by the coding sequence ATGTCGCAGCATGTGCCGGTCCGATCCGCAGGGTTCGACCTCGTGGTCGTCGGACTGGGCTACGTCGGCCTGCCTCTGGCCCAGGAGGCCTGCCGCAGTGGCCTGCAGGTGGCCGGGCTCGACCTCGACATCACCGTGGTCGACGCCCTGAACGCCGGGCACTCCCACGTCGACGATCTGTCCGCCGCCGACCTCGCCGCCATGCGGGAGGCCGGTTTCGCCGCCCACACCGACGCATCGATCGTGGCCGACGCGCGCACCGTGGTGATCTGCGTGCCGACCCCCCTGGCGCAGGACGGTGGGCCGGACCTGAGCATGGTGCTGGCCGCCGCCGCGTCCGTCGCCGCGTTCGCGCAGCCCGACACCCTCGTCGTGCTGGAGTCGACGACCTATCCGGGCACCACCGACGAACTGCTGCGCCCGATGCTGGAGGAGGGCGGGCTGCGGGTCGGCCGCGACATCTTCCTGGCCTTCTCCCCCGAGCGCATCGATCCGGGCAACGCCCGCTGGCACTTCCGCAACACCCCGAAGGTGGTCGGCGGCCTCACCCCGGCGTGCACCGAGCGGGCGGCTGCCTTCTACCGGAAAATTGTGGACGAGGTGGTCACGGCCCGCGGGGCCCGCGAGGCGGAGATGTCCAAACTGCTGGAGAACACCTATCGCCACGTCAACATCGCCATGGTGAACGAGATGGCCCGGTTCTGTCACGAACTCGGCATCGACCTGTGGGACGTGATCCGCTGCGCGGCCACCAAGCCGTTCGGGTTCCATGCCTTCTACCCCGGGCCCGGCGTGGGCGGGCACTGCATCCCGATCGATCCCAACTACCTCTCCTACCGGGTGCAGGCCGCGCTCGGATACCCGTTCCGGTTCGTCGAGCTGGCGCAAGAGATCAACAACGCCATGCCGACTTACGTGGTTCAGCGGGTCCAGGACAGCCTCAACGACGTCGCCAAGCCGTTGCGGGGGTCGAAGGTGCTCCTGCTCGGGGTGACCTACAAGGCCGACATCTCGGACCAGCGTGAGTCGCCCGCCCTCCCGATTGCGATCCGGTTGCGATCGGCCGGTGCCGAGGTGGTCTTCCACGACCCGTTCGTCACGTCCTGGGAACTCGGAGGTCACCGGGACGCACCTTCGGGTGACGAGGTTGGTCACGATTTCGCACCAGATGGTGAAACTATAGGTAGCGGTGCCTCGGGCGGAGCCCTCCAGCGGGTGCCGGAGCTCGCCGGAGCGCTCGCCGGGGCCGACATCGCCGTTCTGCTGCAACGCCACTCAAGCTACGATCTCGACGAGATCGCCCGGCTCGCACCTCTGGTGCTCGACACCCGTGGCGCCATCACCGACAGCGCAACCGTGGAGCGACTTTGA
- a CDS encoding ABC transporter permease — protein MTSILPIRPETGASQRAAARAAEYGLVQLGGRPPLGRYIKDLWARRHFALEFAKSRFRAANEANRLGMAWVVLNPLIQAAVYGLIFGVILPSSTKPHNYTAFLVCGVFTIGLFSGCFTDGAKSLVTNRGLVRTLHFPRAVLPIATLLNKLMELVATTVVLCVIVMLTGEMPQLDWLLLIPAYFFLALFSGGVAFIAARLTVHLRDISQLIPFINRLIFYLSGVFYVVGNRFADKGILGKVIEANPLNVYLSLVRYAMLEGIRGTGPNQINIDATTWIMAAGYGVVMFVAGFIFFWQAEGLYGRD, from the coding sequence TTGACCAGCATCCTGCCGATCCGGCCCGAGACGGGCGCGTCGCAGCGGGCAGCGGCGAGAGCCGCTGAGTACGGTCTGGTCCAGCTCGGGGGCCGGCCCCCGCTGGGCAGATATATCAAGGACCTGTGGGCGCGACGGCACTTCGCCTTGGAGTTCGCGAAGTCACGCTTCCGGGCGGCGAACGAGGCCAACCGGCTCGGCATGGCCTGGGTGGTGCTCAACCCCCTGATCCAGGCCGCCGTGTACGGCCTGATCTTCGGTGTGATCCTGCCCAGCAGTACCAAGCCGCACAACTACACGGCGTTCCTGGTCTGCGGTGTCTTCACCATCGGCCTGTTCTCCGGCTGCTTCACCGACGGCGCCAAGTCGCTCGTCACCAACCGGGGTCTGGTACGCACCCTGCACTTCCCCCGCGCGGTGCTGCCGATCGCGACGCTGCTCAACAAGCTGATGGAGCTCGTCGCGACCACGGTCGTGCTGTGCGTCATCGTCATGCTGACCGGTGAGATGCCGCAGCTGGACTGGCTGCTGCTCATCCCGGCCTACTTCTTCCTGGCCCTGTTCAGCGGCGGGGTCGCCTTCATCGCGGCCCGGCTCACGGTGCACCTGCGGGACATCAGCCAGCTGATCCCGTTCATCAACCGGCTGATCTTCTACCTGTCGGGTGTCTTCTACGTCGTCGGCAACCGGTTCGCGGACAAGGGCATCCTCGGCAAGGTGATCGAGGCGAACCCGCTCAACGTTTACCTGAGCCTGGTGCGGTACGCGATGCTGGAAGGTATCCGGGGCACCGGTCCCAACCAGATCAACATCGACGCCACCACCTGGATCATGGCGGCCGGCTACGGCGTAGTGATGTTCGTGGCCGGTTTCATCTTCTTCTGGCAAGCCGAGGGGCTGTACGGACGTGACTGA
- a CDS encoding ATP-binding cassette domain-containing protein: MTEQTSSQNGSVATDHSGEDVETIRQDAPAVEEQAAPKPPAKKAAAKKGLGPTGLKKIKTRVPVGPRERPTVIVDNLHVTYKVYATGKRASGRNAEKKGLLARTPGVRRAHEVHAVRGISFTAYEGDAIGLVGTNGSGKSTLCQAIAGLVPAKRGAVYSEANPTMLGVGAALMNDLSGERNVILGGLALGMSLDEVKAKYDDIVDFSGLKPEFLDYPMRTYSQGMGARLRFSIAASVSHQVLLIDEALSVGDRLFGQRSEARIRELRESAGTVFVVSHALPTITKTCNRVLWIDQGQLIMDGGVDEVIEAYTEAEGA; encoded by the coding sequence GTGACTGAGCAGACCTCTTCCCAGAACGGTTCGGTGGCCACCGACCACAGCGGGGAAGACGTGGAGACCATCAGGCAGGATGCCCCTGCGGTCGAGGAGCAGGCCGCTCCGAAACCGCCGGCCAAGAAGGCCGCTGCGAAAAAGGGTCTGGGCCCCACCGGCCTGAAGAAGATCAAGACCCGGGTGCCGGTCGGCCCGCGCGAGCGGCCGACGGTGATCGTCGACAACCTGCACGTCACCTACAAGGTCTACGCAACCGGCAAGCGCGCCTCCGGCCGCAACGCGGAGAAGAAGGGCCTGCTGGCCCGCACTCCCGGCGTGCGCCGCGCCCACGAGGTGCACGCGGTGCGGGGCATCAGCTTCACGGCCTACGAGGGCGACGCGATCGGCCTGGTCGGCACCAACGGCTCCGGCAAGTCCACGCTCTGCCAGGCCATCGCCGGCCTGGTGCCCGCCAAGCGGGGTGCCGTCTACTCCGAGGCCAACCCCACCATGCTGGGTGTCGGCGCGGCGCTGATGAACGACCTGTCGGGTGAGCGCAACGTGATCCTCGGTGGGCTGGCCCTGGGCATGAGCCTCGACGAGGTCAAGGCCAAGTACGACGACATCGTCGACTTCTCCGGTCTGAAGCCGGAGTTCCTCGACTACCCGATGCGTACCTACTCGCAGGGCATGGGAGCCCGGCTGCGGTTCTCCATCGCCGCCTCGGTCTCCCACCAGGTGCTGCTGATCGACGAGGCGCTCTCGGTCGGTGACCGGCTCTTCGGTCAGCGCAGCGAGGCGCGCATCCGCGAACTGCGCGAGTCCGCCGGTACCGTCTTCGTGGTGAGCCACGCCCTGCCGACGATCACCAAGACCTGTAACCGGGTGCTGTGGATCGACCAGGGCCAGCTGATCATGGACGGCGGCGTCGACGAGGTCATCGAGGCGTACACCGAGGCCGAAGGCGCGTAA
- a CDS encoding glycosyltransferase, protein MLIVTVVHDPDDARIRYRQLTALLAAGIEVTYAAPFEATHRRPPDGVTALELPRAAGRQRFTAIAAARRLLHRIGPEHDLVLLHDPELLLAVPGLDRHRPPLVVWDVHEDTAAALRMKSWLPRPARPVAGLAVRAAERWAESRCRLLLAEEGYRARFRREHPVVPNSVPVPDRRPPPPGDDRVVYLGRITRARGALEMIELGRRLAPQMRLELIGPADGDVAGPIAHAHAEGWIVHHGFVPNRRALGLLPGALAGLALLHDEPNYAVSRPTKVMEYMACGVPVVTTPNAAAAELVGRYRSGTVVPFGDIDAAETMIRTLHVDGERRERLGSAGWNAARADLDWRADGRQFAELIRSWSLKPQK, encoded by the coding sequence GTGCTCATCGTGACCGTGGTGCACGACCCGGACGACGCCCGCATCCGCTACCGCCAGCTCACCGCACTGCTGGCCGCCGGGATCGAGGTCACCTATGCCGCACCGTTCGAGGCCACGCACCGCCGGCCCCCCGACGGGGTGACGGCGCTCGAACTCCCCCGGGCCGCGGGACGGCAGCGCTTCACCGCGATAGCCGCCGCCCGCCGGCTCCTGCACCGCATCGGCCCCGAGCACGACCTGGTGCTGCTGCACGATCCCGAGCTCCTGCTCGCCGTTCCGGGCCTCGACCGGCACCGCCCACCGCTGGTGGTGTGGGACGTGCACGAAGACACCGCAGCAGCCCTGCGGATGAAGTCGTGGCTGCCCCGTCCGGCGCGCCCGGTGGCGGGTCTGGCCGTGCGGGCCGCTGAGCGCTGGGCCGAGAGCCGCTGTCGGCTGCTGCTGGCCGAGGAGGGCTACCGCGCCCGGTTCCGACGGGAACACCCGGTGGTGCCGAACAGTGTTCCGGTGCCGGACCGCCGGCCTCCGCCGCCGGGTGACGATCGTGTGGTCTACCTGGGCCGGATCACCCGGGCCCGGGGAGCGCTGGAGATGATTGAGCTGGGCCGTCGTCTGGCCCCGCAGATGCGGCTGGAGCTGATCGGCCCGGCCGACGGTGACGTGGCCGGACCGATCGCCCACGCCCACGCCGAGGGCTGGATCGTGCACCACGGTTTCGTGCCGAACCGACGGGCCCTCGGGTTGCTGCCCGGAGCGCTGGCCGGGCTGGCGCTGCTGCACGACGAGCCGAACTACGCGGTGTCGCGGCCGACCAAGGTGATGGAGTACATGGCCTGCGGCGTGCCGGTGGTGACCACCCCGAACGCGGCCGCGGCCGAGCTGGTGGGCCGCTACCGCAGTGGCACGGTGGTGCCGTTCGGCGACATCGACGCGGCCGAGACGATGATCCGGACCCTGCACGTCGACGGGGAGCGCCGTGAGCGCCTGGGCTCGGCCGGATGGAACGCGGCACGGGCCGATCTGGACTGGCGTGCCGACGGCCGGCAGTTCGCGGAGCTGATCCGGAGCTGGAGCCTCAAACCCCAGAAGTGA
- a CDS encoding glycosyltransferase family 2 protein, translating into MDGHLPEALGAHSANDQLPADAPVSIVLCVLNEQRHLEQAVHHALDQDHLGQLQMVIALGPSKDHTDQIAAKLAASDSRITLVRNPDPHGSTPAGLNAAIAETKHPVVVRIDGHAMLPRDYVRIAVETMRETGADNVGGVMAAEGETPFEQAVARAMTSKLGVGNASFHTGGTAGEADTVYLGVFRRSALERVGGYDETFLRAQDWEMNLRIRRTGGRVWFQPKLRVSYRPRPTVKALSRQYFFYGRWRRVVMRRHEGTVNFRYLAPPLALAGVVGGLGLAAAGIKPAAILPAGYMVAICAGSAFEGRGLPAGAWVRLPVVTAAMHLSWGAGFILSPRKLAELPSQIGGLTMPDASAP; encoded by the coding sequence ATGGACGGCCACCTGCCTGAGGCGCTCGGCGCCCACTCAGCCAACGATCAGCTGCCCGCTGACGCCCCGGTCAGCATCGTGCTCTGCGTGCTCAACGAGCAGCGGCATCTCGAGCAGGCCGTGCACCATGCGCTCGACCAGGATCACCTCGGTCAGCTGCAGATGGTGATCGCGCTCGGGCCCTCGAAGGATCACACCGATCAGATCGCGGCCAAGCTGGCCGCCTCTGACTCCCGGATCACGCTGGTGCGTAACCCCGATCCGCACGGCAGCACCCCGGCCGGGCTGAACGCGGCGATCGCGGAGACCAAGCACCCGGTCGTGGTCCGGATCGACGGGCACGCGATGCTTCCGCGCGACTACGTCCGCATCGCCGTCGAGACGATGCGCGAGACCGGCGCTGACAACGTGGGCGGGGTGATGGCCGCCGAGGGGGAGACCCCGTTCGAGCAGGCCGTGGCCCGGGCCATGACCAGCAAGCTGGGTGTCGGCAACGCCTCGTTCCACACCGGCGGCACGGCCGGCGAGGCCGACACGGTCTACCTCGGGGTGTTCCGCCGCTCGGCCCTGGAGCGCGTCGGCGGTTACGACGAGACCTTCCTGCGCGCGCAGGACTGGGAGATGAACCTGCGCATCCGCCGCACCGGCGGCCGGGTCTGGTTCCAGCCGAAACTCCGTGTCTCCTATCGTCCCCGGCCCACGGTCAAGGCGCTCAGCCGACAGTACTTCTTCTACGGGCGCTGGCGTCGCGTGGTCATGCGCCGCCACGAGGGCACCGTCAACTTCCGCTACCTGGCCCCGCCGCTGGCGCTGGCCGGTGTGGTGGGTGGGCTCGGGCTGGCCGCCGCCGGTATCAAGCCCGCCGCGATCCTGCCCGCCGGTTACATGGTCGCGATCTGCGCCGGCTCGGCCTTCGAGGGCCGGGGTCTGCCGGCCGGGGCCTGGGTGCGCCTGCCGGTGGTCACCGCCGCCATGCACCTCAGCTGGGGTGCGGGCTTCATCCTCAGCCCGCGCAAATTGGCCGAGCTGCCCAGCCAGATCGGCGGGCTCACGATGCCCGACGCGTCTGCACCCTGA